The following coding sequences lie in one Komagataeibacter sucrofermentans DSM 15973 genomic window:
- a CDS encoding EAL domain-containing protein, protein MNKLLLTSSSPKSALSGDAALSLLHDATEAIVVIDDRNDVIFFNKGAEKLWGHTQDEVRGQNMRMLFPDFASHGATDIDAIVGTTREIIFENRHGDYITGELMLSSSKVGPKGRKYYLASIKAVTEENHRKKLLDLQNTVFQSLSTDMQIQDVADLVCREVENFIPNTVAILVLIDEDHRLHVLSGPGLPRRYAAALENVTLSDADIMALSNDLDEAATVVWESYRSLGVSLGLQNCWASAIKACNGKISGIFALFSRNTSTVSEWPQKIVAGCVPFCSVLIEQYEARHHISQLANYDPLTGFLNRTAIHKVLRNLVGKPGDNHFAVLMLNLDRFRDINDALGHTNGDDFLKAVAARIKSLCRSHYILSRAGGDEFVIILPDTQAAPATAFAERLIGGMEAPIEIGGNFITASISVGISMFPENGPDSESLIGHAEAAMRLAKKDARGTFRVATPEDHTAAQDRLVLGSALRDSLAKGLLNLHYQPQIEAKTGALYGVEALSRWHHPHLGNIFPSRFIAVAEDTGQIEAIGAWCLEEACRQIVAWDRDGVMIPAVSVNLSAGHFRKRQLPEMISNLLTRFGIAPARLTVEITESVMMDENKDTMDVLNAIRALNVGLSMDDFGTGYSSLSRLTRLPLTEIKIDRSFIMNLEHDANAQAVTTAVIGIGNRLGMTVVTEGVETEAQYELLESLHCDVMQGYLFAKPMAPKDLETWFRQPRMIMPAMRKAAEKPSASGKPSAEA, encoded by the coding sequence ATGAACAAGTTGCTCCTTACCTCGTCCTCCCCAAAGTCGGCATTGTCGGGTGATGCCGCCCTGAGCCTGCTGCACGACGCGACCGAGGCAATCGTCGTGATTGACGACCGCAATGACGTCATTTTTTTCAATAAAGGGGCGGAAAAACTCTGGGGTCATACGCAGGATGAAGTGCGTGGCCAGAACATGCGGATGCTGTTCCCAGATTTTGCCAGTCATGGCGCGACGGATATTGACGCCATTGTCGGTACAACGCGTGAAATCATCTTCGAGAACAGGCACGGTGACTACATCACCGGGGAGCTGATGCTCTCTTCAAGCAAGGTCGGCCCGAAAGGCAGGAAATACTATCTTGCATCCATCAAGGCGGTAACGGAAGAAAACCATCGCAAGAAACTGCTGGACCTGCAGAATACGGTCTTCCAGTCCCTTTCAACCGATATGCAGATCCAGGACGTGGCTGATCTCGTGTGCCGGGAGGTGGAGAATTTCATCCCCAATACGGTCGCCATCCTTGTCCTGATTGATGAAGACCACCGGCTTCATGTCCTGTCAGGCCCCGGCCTGCCACGGCGCTATGCCGCGGCACTTGAAAATGTCACGCTCTCCGATGCTGACATCATGGCCCTGTCCAATGACCTTGACGAGGCCGCCACCGTTGTCTGGGAAAGCTACAGGTCGCTGGGGGTTTCGCTGGGGCTGCAGAATTGCTGGGCCTCCGCGATCAAGGCGTGCAATGGCAAGATATCGGGCATATTCGCGCTCTTTTCACGCAACACCAGCACGGTCAGTGAGTGGCCACAGAAAATCGTGGCGGGCTGCGTGCCGTTCTGCAGTGTCCTGATCGAGCAGTATGAAGCACGCCATCATATTTCCCAGCTGGCAAACTATGACCCGCTGACCGGCTTCCTCAACCGGACCGCCATCCATAAAGTCCTCAGGAACCTTGTCGGCAAACCGGGTGACAATCATTTTGCCGTGCTGATGCTCAACCTCGATCGTTTTCGCGATATCAACGATGCGCTCGGGCATACCAATGGCGATGACTTTCTCAAGGCGGTGGCGGCACGGATCAAAAGCCTGTGCCGGAGCCATTATATCCTCAGCCGCGCGGGGGGGGATGAGTTCGTCATCATATTGCCCGATACACAGGCAGCCCCTGCAACGGCATTTGCCGAGCGGCTGATCGGCGGCATGGAAGCGCCCATCGAAATCGGGGGCAACTTCATTACGGCCTCGATCAGCGTGGGCATCAGCATGTTCCCTGAAAACGGGCCGGACAGTGAATCCCTGATCGGTCATGCCGAAGCCGCGATGCGTCTTGCCAAGAAAGATGCCCGCGGAACATTCCGCGTCGCCACGCCAGAGGACCATACCGCGGCACAGGATCGCCTTGTCCTTGGCTCCGCCTTGCGTGATTCCCTGGCGAAGGGATTGCTCAACCTGCATTACCAGCCGCAGATCGAGGCCAAAACGGGCGCGCTATATGGTGTGGAGGCGCTGTCGCGCTGGCATCATCCGCATCTGGGCAATATTTTCCCTTCGCGTTTCATTGCGGTGGCGGAGGATACCGGGCAGATCGAGGCGATTGGCGCATGGTGCCTGGAAGAAGCCTGCCGCCAGATCGTGGCATGGGACCGTGATGGTGTCATGATCCCGGCCGTATCGGTCAACCTGTCAGCCGGTCATTTCCGTAAACGGCAGTTGCCTGAAATGATCTCGAACCTGCTGACCCGCTTTGGCATCGCCCCGGCACGGCTGACGGTGGAAATTACCGAAAGCGTGATGATGGATGAAAACAAGGATACGATGGATGTTCTGAACGCCATTCGTGCCCTGAATGTCGGCCTGTCCATGGATGATTTTGGCACCGGCTACTCATCACTGTCGCGGCTGACCCGCCTGCCACTGACGGAAATCAAGATTGACCGCAGCTTCATCATGAATCTTGAACATGATGCGAATGCGCAGGCGGTAACAACGGCAGTAATTGGCATCGGTAACCGCCTGGGCATGACTGTCGTGACCGAGGGGGTGGAGACGGAAGCGCAATACGAACTGCTGGAAAGCCTGCACTGTGATGTCATGCAGGGTTATCTGTTCGCCAAACCCATGGCGCCAAAAGATCTGGAAACATGGTTCAGGCAGCCCCGCATGATCATGCCTGCAATGCGCAAGGCGGCCGAAAAGCCGTCAGCATCAGGCAAGCCATCGGCCGAGGCCTGA
- a CDS encoding bifunctional diguanylate cyclase/phosphodiesterase, whose translation MPLLISALIVCIAGSWITVRIMARIAATPGRQNHSWYLQCAAAGATTIWCTHFLALLAYMPGVAGLLSIPLTLFSFVIAAVGVLAATIIATTSKSRMGPALGGAVLGLAIAGMHYSGMYAVEFGGHMAWSMPTIALSLLLGIVFGTLSLQCLLRSGNRHCELLATILFVAAIAGLHFIGVSAMRTHMMSADLMATGNAPVVLGVALAITTLLLVATGGNSFSIDDATRAESYERMRQMALHDALTALPNRVSFNDHLDQVIEEAKAKGTQFALIGIDLNKFKEINDVRGHAAGDVVLITIANRFSEMLGEGEFVARLGGDEFAAVHLTSDPDELNAFVARIEEAINLPIPIEDYEVTTGGSVGLALFPKDATDKETLVTRADLAMYRAKADPLRTVAYYEPAMDEMVREARALAADLKTAMEKGELSLHYQVQTAIATGEIFGYEALLRWTSPERGEVPPAQFIPVAEENGLIIPLGEWVLQTACAQAAKWNASCKLAVNLSPVQFFHPDLYRLVKETLENTGLSPDRLELELTETSIIDDKQRALEIIRRIKELGVSIALDDFGTGYSSIDTLRTFPFDRIKLDGSFMQGIETNSDAAAIVRSVLALGRTMNISVLAEGIETPRQLEVLRGEGCVAGQGFLIGRPACAETLGLQTA comes from the coding sequence ATGCCCCTCCTTATTTCCGCCCTCATTGTGTGTATCGCGGGTTCATGGATTACGGTCCGCATCATGGCGCGTATTGCCGCCACCCCAGGGCGGCAGAATCATTCATGGTATCTGCAATGTGCGGCTGCGGGCGCCACGACCATATGGTGCACCCACTTTCTGGCGCTGCTGGCATACATGCCAGGTGTGGCGGGCCTGTTGAGTATTCCGCTTACGCTATTTTCGTTTGTCATTGCAGCTGTCGGTGTGCTGGCCGCGACCATTATCGCCACCACCAGCAAAAGCCGGATGGGGCCAGCGCTTGGCGGTGCCGTGCTTGGCCTGGCTATTGCCGGAATGCATTATTCCGGCATGTATGCCGTTGAATTTGGCGGCCATATGGCATGGAGCATGCCGACAATCGCATTGTCCCTGTTGCTGGGCATCGTTTTTGGCACGTTGTCCCTGCAGTGCCTGCTGCGTAGCGGGAACCGGCATTGTGAACTTCTGGCCACGATCCTGTTCGTCGCGGCTATCGCGGGGCTGCATTTTATCGGTGTGTCCGCCATGCGCACGCACATGATGTCCGCCGACCTCATGGCGACTGGCAATGCCCCTGTCGTGCTTGGCGTTGCGCTGGCCATTACCACCCTCCTGCTTGTGGCCACGGGCGGCAACAGTTTTTCGATTGATGATGCAACGCGCGCGGAATCTTATGAGCGCATGCGGCAGATGGCACTGCATGATGCCCTGACAGCGCTCCCCAACCGCGTCAGCTTCAATGATCATCTCGATCAGGTGATCGAGGAGGCGAAAGCGAAGGGTACGCAGTTCGCGCTGATTGGCATTGACCTTAACAAATTCAAGGAAATCAACGATGTGCGCGGGCATGCCGCAGGCGATGTCGTTCTGATCACCATTGCCAACCGTTTTAGCGAGATGCTGGGAGAAGGCGAGTTCGTGGCCCGTCTGGGCGGGGATGAATTCGCGGCAGTCCACCTGACGAGCGACCCTGATGAACTGAATGCCTTTGTCGCCCGCATCGAGGAAGCCATCAACCTGCCCATCCCGATCGAGGACTACGAAGTGACAACCGGCGGAAGCGTCGGCCTGGCCCTGTTCCCCAAAGATGCAACCGACAAGGAAACGCTCGTAACGCGTGCCGACCTTGCCATGTATCGCGCCAAGGCGGACCCGTTGCGCACCGTGGCCTATTACGAGCCTGCCATGGATGAAATGGTACGCGAGGCGCGCGCGCTTGCGGCGGACCTGAAAACGGCAATGGAAAAAGGCGAACTGAGCCTGCACTACCAGGTGCAGACCGCCATTGCGACGGGCGAGATCTTTGGCTACGAGGCCCTGCTGCGCTGGACCAGCCCCGAACGGGGCGAGGTGCCCCCCGCCCAGTTCATTCCTGTCGCCGAGGAAAACGGCCTCATCATCCCGCTTGGTGAATGGGTTCTGCAGACCGCATGCGCACAGGCGGCCAAGTGGAATGCTTCGTGCAAGCTGGCGGTCAACCTGTCTCCCGTGCAGTTCTTTCATCCTGATCTTTATCGACTGGTCAAGGAAACGCTGGAGAACACGGGCCTCTCTCCCGACCGGCTTGAACTGGAATTAACGGAAACTTCAATCATTGATGACAAGCAGCGTGCTCTGGAAATCATACGCCGGATCAAGGAACTCGGCGTTTCAATAGCGCTGGATGATTTCGGCACGGGTTATTCGTCCATTGATACACTGCGCACCTTCCCGTTTGATCGGATCAAGCTCGATGGCAGTTTCATGCAGGGGATCGAAACCAATTCCGATGCCGCTGCCATTGTCCGTTCGGTCCTTGCGCTTGGCCGCACCATGAACATCTCCGTGCTGGCGGAAGGGATCGAAACGCCCCGGCAGCTTGAAGTGCTCCGTGGCGAGGGCTGCGTGGCGGGGCAGGGGTTCCTGATCGGTCGCCCCGCCTGCGCGGAAACGCTGGGGCTGCAAACGGCCTGA
- a CDS encoding MDR family MFS transporter — protein sequence MQSSSVPETASAYSPSTRRLVFIGLILTMIMGALDQSIVSTALPTIVSDLGGLAHMSWVVTAFMLTSTIATPLYGKLSDMFGRRPLMAFSIGSFLGASLLCGIAQDMWQLILFRGLQGVGAGGLMTLSQTVIGDMVSPRQRGRYQGLFTGAFAVSSVAGPFLGGVLTGSLSWRWVFLVNLPIGFLAFGLIMLSLPAGRAEARPRIDYPGAALLSIATAGFLLLFNALGTTLAWTSPLTFLLFGGTMLLFVAFIWQERRAPEPLISLDLLRIPTFSICVAATGIMSFAMLGSMIFLPLYYQLVLGETPATSGLMMLPQVGTMMISSVLGGYVSSRTQRYGLLLSIGVGIEFTALTLIAACAHHGAPAVFFLLSLGCLGVGMGIGMPNATVMIQNAVPTRSLGIATAMMSFIRSLGGSLGVALSGGVMALTLQNRLGVLPEKIDVPEFLQKGMAAIQTLSPARQADVMQAYKGAISASLSVSSSFMFLAFLLVVGLTVCQAAWQNKTESE from the coding sequence GTGCAGTCATCTTCCGTGCCAGAGACGGCATCTGCTTATAGCCCTTCGACACGCCGGCTTGTTTTCATCGGCCTTATCCTGACCATGATCATGGGCGCGCTCGACCAGAGCATAGTCTCGACCGCGTTGCCCACGATTGTCAGCGACCTTGGTGGCCTTGCTCATATGTCCTGGGTCGTGACAGCGTTCATGCTGACCTCAACAATCGCCACACCGCTCTATGGCAAACTGTCCGACATGTTTGGCAGGCGGCCATTGATGGCGTTCAGTATCGGTTCATTTCTCGGTGCCTCGCTCCTGTGTGGAATTGCGCAGGATATGTGGCAGCTAATCCTGTTCCGCGGCCTTCAGGGCGTGGGGGCAGGTGGGCTGATGACGCTGTCGCAGACGGTGATTGGCGATATGGTATCGCCCCGGCAACGGGGCCGCTATCAGGGGCTGTTTACCGGAGCGTTTGCGGTCAGCAGTGTGGCGGGGCCATTTCTGGGCGGCGTACTGACAGGCTCGCTGTCCTGGCGATGGGTCTTTCTTGTCAATCTGCCAATCGGGTTTCTCGCGTTCGGGCTGATCATGCTGAGCCTGCCTGCTGGCCGGGCCGAAGCAAGGCCGCGCATCGACTATCCCGGCGCGGCCCTCCTGAGCATTGCCACGGCGGGCTTCCTGCTGCTGTTCAATGCCCTCGGCACCACCCTGGCATGGACATCGCCGCTTACATTTCTCCTTTTTGGCGGCACGATGCTTCTGTTCGTTGCGTTCATCTGGCAGGAACGACGGGCGCCGGAGCCGCTCATCAGTCTGGATCTGCTGCGTATCCCCACTTTTTCCATATGCGTCGCCGCGACCGGGATTATGTCTTTCGCCATGCTGGGTTCGATGATCTTCCTGCCTCTTTATTATCAGCTTGTTCTTGGTGAGACGCCAGCAACATCGGGCCTGATGATGTTGCCGCAGGTGGGCACGATGATGATCAGTTCGGTGCTGGGCGGGTATGTTTCGTCCAGAACGCAACGCTATGGGCTTCTGCTTTCCATCGGCGTTGGCATTGAATTCACGGCCCTTACTTTGATCGCGGCCTGTGCCCATCATGGCGCGCCTGCTGTGTTCTTCCTGCTCAGCCTGGGCTGTCTCGGCGTGGGCATGGGCATTGGCATGCCCAACGCGACGGTCATGATCCAGAACGCCGTGCCAACGAGGTCACTCGGTATCGCCACGGCCATGATGTCCTTCATCCGCTCGCTTGGCGGCTCGCTTGGCGTGGCCCTTTCGGGCGGCGTGATGGCGCTGACCTTGCAGAACCGGCTTGGGGTGTTGCCCGAGAAGATTGACGTGCCCGAATTCCTGCAAAAAGGCATGGCTGCGATCCAGACGCTTTCTCCCGCCAGGCAGGCTGACGTAATGCAGGCTTACAAAGGCGCGATCAGCGCCAGCCTGAGCGTGAGCAGCAGCTTCATGTTCCTCGCATTCCTGCTGGTTGTTGGGTTAACGGTGTGTCAGGCCGCTTGGCAAAATAAGACGGAGAGCGAATAG